TAGATGCATGGGCAAGGAGTGTACGAATAATATTGTTTATGGATTTAATTTTCCGTTCCACCTTACCATTTTGGGATGAGGTGTGCGGACAAGAAAATCGAAAAAGCATCCCGTTTTGTTCACAAAATTTATGAAAAGGACCATTATCAAATTCACGCCCGTTGTCACattgaaaagttttgattttttttcaaattgaGTGCGAATAAAAATCCGGAAAGACAAGAAGATACCataaacttgggactttgttttgatgggaaaagtccaaagaaaattagtataattgtcaagaaataaaacataatatctgtGACCGGAAGAGCTAAGAACGagtgaagtccataaatcactgtgaacaatgtcaaagggcatagtagtagttgaaagagagtcataaaaaggcattttaattaatttccccaaaggacaagaatcacaaacattgtttcgagccttattacattcaatcaaattactactacgTAAAGAACTAAGAATTACATCCCCCGGATGACCCAAACGGGAGTGCCAAATATGAGGAGGGATGACGATAAAAGCAGATGCTGCGGAAGACGAAATGGCTCGATAATTTTTAGagaatggataaagatcacccgaactctcacatctcatgagtttgctccccgtccgtaaatccttcacagaaaaaccaaaaggatcaaattcaatagaaaccatattatcgatagtaaatttacgaacggaaataaggtttttgatgagtttaggtgCATGTAAAACATTTTTCAGGTTTAGGGAGGGATTGACTTGAAGGGAAGTATGACCACAACCATGAATCGGAATcatgttaccattaccaacaacaatgccattgTTTTTGATCAATTGAtagtaagacgagagagtaccttgggagttggtcatgtgagatgtggctccggtgtccatgtaccaattgttGTCATCGGGCGGATTCAAGGACATTGTATGCATAGCCTGATCAATATCCGTGGGCACATACCCACCATGCTGTGGTGGCGAGGCTGCCGAATAGAATGACTGGAGAGGGCGAGCACCGAGAATGCCCTGCTATGACTGGGCTGAGCGTGGCTGCTGCCACCTTGTGGTGGGGTAGGGACATGGTGGGGTGGCCTACGGCTGTGGCCCCCAAGAAGCCCAAGGAGGGAAAAACCAAGGCTGGGCAGGAGCTCCTTGGTCCTGCAACGCGGCGGGCAGACTGGTCTGGTGGTTGTTCCGGTTGCCCCCGCCGCTGTTCTGGCCATTCCCACCACCACCACGGTTGTTGTTGTGGTTCCCGTCGCCACGACCGCGGTTGTTCTTCTTTCCACGATTGTGGGAATTTCCTCGATTATTGGAGGTATTTTCAGAATTGTTGGGCTGCCCATTAACAGAGaaattatgagaatgaatattGTGGGAAACGAGAGCAGCATTCGAACCTGATTCGTGAATGGCGTCCTCGCCATTGCTGTCTTCCTGAAGGTCGAGCATCGACCGCACAACTTCAAAGGATGGGAGAGGAGTACGGTGCTGCACCGTTGTTCGAAAATTCTTATATTCTTCCGATAACCCACGCAGAAGACGGAGCACAAGACGTTCGTCGGAGACTTTGTGGCCGACGTTGGCGAGGTTGTCTCCAAGAAACTTGAGCCTGGTACAGTATGCTTTCACGTTCAGGAAATCCACCAATTTGGTGTTCG
The nucleotide sequence above comes from Lycium barbarum isolate Lr01 chromosome 3, ASM1917538v2, whole genome shotgun sequence. Encoded proteins:
- the LOC132631373 gene encoding uncharacterized protein LOC132631373, giving the protein MADASKLHPATTVTNIKSCIPIVLDYEGSQYNNWATLFKLHCRANLVIDYILPPTSTIVSSPTTAAEKIAAKALWEWLDDIVRQWIYGTISNDLLNTIIHQEDTAAEAWNHLVHLFQDNKSGRALALDAKFTNTKLVDFLNVKAYCTRLKFLGDNLANVGHKVSDERLVLRLLRGLSEEYKNFRTTVQHRTPLPSFEVVRSMLDLQEDSNGEDAIHESGSNAALVSHNIHSHNFSVNGQPNNSENTSNNRGNSHNRGKKNNRGRGDGNHNNNRGGGGNGQNSGGGNRNNHQTSLPAALQDQGAPAQPWFFPPWASWGPQP